Part of the Oncorhynchus nerka isolate Pitt River linkage group LG14, Oner_Uvic_2.0, whole genome shotgun sequence genome is shown below.
TAACTGTTGAGTAAATTTCAGAATCAGCAGAGTTGAGTATCAGCTCATACTTTGTTACTGTAATCTTTCAAAtctgtctctatatctcctcACTGCAGGTTTTCACAGGTCTGTTTAGATGCATCTACTGGCACACAACAGTCAAAGTTCACGTCATTGATACAGTTACTGTACATTTCCTGGAGCTAATCACAACTGTAAATCACTGCAAATGCCACTTATTACAGAATACATTTTTTTGAAACTTTGCTTGGGAGGTGGAAGGAATGTTTTATTTCTCTCAATCGGGTCATCTTTGAAATTAcacacatggttaatgttgtttgAGACGTTTACATTTTTTCTAATTAGAAGACGCTGCAATGCATATACCATAATTAGCTTAAACACATAAGCATATGTAACATAGCCGTTCATTAAAATATACCTCAAGATTAACACAATATATCATATTGTCTGTGGTCTTTGAAAACCAAAGTGCTTTTCAATACCACAAAATCATGTGATAAATAATAACAATACCAATGGCCTTGCCTGTTAAGCAAGTGTTATGTTTTCATATGACCAGTAATTAAGTTATCAACAAGTATTGGGGAAATGTTCTTATTCACCCCAAAAAATACATAACATTTAATTGCAAGGAAAAACTTTTCATCCCTTAGGCCATAGACAAGTGGACAAAGACATCGCGGGGCCAGAATAAAAACAATGTAATCAAAGAATCTCACATTGTACAATTTCAAATGAATTGGCAGGATGGCAGCCTCAATGAACGGGCACCACAGCTGGATCAGACACAGGAACAACTGGATAGCGTGGAGAATCACCGTTTTACGACATTTAGATAAAGATTTCTTATTGTCCGAAGATTCTTTGGCCACTGCAATTATTCTAACATAGGTAAACACAATGGTGATGGACATGACCAGAAAGTATAACTGACCTATAACTGATCTAAGGTGTCTCTGCCACTTATGTGCAATAAACATCTCTGCTGAACACAGCTTATACTGCGTGTAGAAGTCCAGAGGGACTGAGGCAAAGAAGATGGAGACAATTATGATGGGCTGTATGGCACTGATGCTGTGGATGAGTAGGATGCAGTGAATGGCTCTGCGTACAGTGGAGAGCTCTCCATGGCGCAGGGGCATGCAGATGGCCACATACCGCTCCAGGCTCATGGCTGTCAGTGTCAGCGGCGTGACAAAGGTCAACTCACAAAGCAACACACagaagaaaacacacacagcagctgGCATGGTGACACTAAAGTAAGTCAGGAGGAGCAAGTTATTAGTCATGATTAGGTACAAACAGTCAGTCAGCAGTGTGTGAGCAAAGAAAATATAACGTGTGTTTGAGAGAAAGGTGTCCTTTTTGAAGAAGGTGAAGATGAGCAGGCAGATGATGTAAATGAAGATTGCATTCATCACCTGGACTATTATGATCATGTCATTAACTTGTTgcagagaggagctgctaccacCATCTGCAGCTGTTGTATTGTTGTCAGC
Proteins encoded:
- the LOC115141280 gene encoding odorant receptor 131-2-like, translated to MADNNTTAADGGSSSSLQQVNDMIIIVQVMNAIFIYIICLLIFTFFKKDTFLSNTRYIFFAHTLLTDCLYLIMTNNLLLLTYFSVTMPAAVCVFFCVLLCELTFVTPLTLTAMSLERYVAICMPLRHGELSTVRRAIHCILLIHSISAIQPIIIVSIFFASVPLDFYTQYKLCSAEMFIAHKWQRHLRSVIGQLYFLVMSITIVFTYVRIIAVAKESSDNKKSLSKCRKTVILHAIQLFLCLIQLWCPFIEAAILPIHLKLYNVRFFDYIVFILAPRCLCPLVYGLRDEKFFLAIKCYVFFGVNKNISPILVDNLITGHMKT